Proteins encoded in a region of the Sphingopyxis sp. OAS728 genome:
- a CDS encoding phosphate/phosphite/phosphonate ABC transporter substrate-binding protein, with translation MRQWIIAGVLAALCVAGTAWLMKSPRATQPPPLRVLLIPADGGTESGTLADYRPIFDAVARSTGLGFDLKVAQSYGGVVEAMCNDAADIAFVGSVTYLQAQKRGCAELLAVAVKGGRSVYYSGLFVRADSPARSIADLRRRRVAFGDVNSTSAFIFPVAMFLDAGIDPVRDLSAVRMTGTHANSLAALINGEVDAAALSFDSYDKAVRANVPGARDLRVVARSEPIPYPPLIASTRLKPAVRERLRTAFEKVDHTAGVTPEMIRGYGGARVDSYVGHVPADHFDPAMRKMAQVTPALKEEMLRKSAERQAW, from the coding sequence ATGCGGCAGTGGATCATTGCGGGCGTGCTGGCGGCGCTATGCGTCGCCGGCACCGCCTGGCTGATGAAATCCCCGCGCGCGACGCAGCCCCCGCCGCTCCGCGTGCTGCTGATCCCCGCCGACGGCGGGACCGAAAGCGGCACGCTCGCCGACTATCGGCCGATCTTCGACGCGGTCGCGCGCAGCACCGGCCTCGGCTTCGACCTCAAGGTCGCACAATCCTATGGCGGGGTCGTTGAGGCCATGTGCAACGATGCCGCCGATATCGCCTTTGTCGGTTCGGTCACCTATCTCCAGGCGCAAAAGCGCGGCTGCGCCGAACTGCTTGCGGTCGCGGTCAAGGGCGGTCGCTCGGTCTATTATTCGGGGCTGTTCGTGCGCGCCGACTCGCCCGCCCGGTCGATCGCCGACCTTCGCAGACGGCGCGTCGCGTTCGGCGACGTCAACTCGACCTCGGCTTTCATCTTTCCCGTCGCGATGTTCCTCGACGCCGGGATCGATCCGGTCCGCGACCTGTCGGCGGTGCGCATGACCGGCACCCACGCCAACAGCCTCGCCGCCCTGATCAACGGCGAAGTCGATGCCGCCGCATTATCCTTCGACAGCTATGACAAGGCGGTACGCGCCAATGTCCCCGGCGCGCGCGACCTTCGCGTGGTCGCGCGCAGCGAACCGATCCCCTATCCGCCGCTGATCGCGAGCACGCGCCTCAAACCCGCCGTGCGCGAGCGGCTGCGCACCGCTTTCGAGAAGGTCGATCACACCGCAGGCGTCACGCCCGAGATGATCCGCGGCTACGGCGGCGCGCGTGTCGACAGCTATGTCGGCCATGTTCCCGCCGATCATTTCGACCCCGCCATGCGCAAGATGGCGCAGGTCACCCCGGCACTGAAGGAGGAGATGCTGCGCAAGTCGGCCGAAAGGCAGGCGTGGTAA
- a CDS encoding phosphonate ABC transporter ATP-binding protein gives MDIGIADLCVRHAGGAHALADVTLYIPAGQICAVLGASGAGKSTLLRAVAGLATPSEGRILYDGAPVSQTQRRRIGLIPQDFALSGRASVARNVMAVADIGIGRSFAGLYPPSERARAAHLLAGLGLEEAQLARRADSLSGGQQQRVAIARGLLHRPALILADEPIASLDPATGEASLTLLRDEARSLGATLLCSLHQPELAHRFADRIIQLDGGRVVFDGPPATHGGNRVQPRIRAVAQ, from the coding sequence ATGGATATCGGAATCGCCGACCTCTGCGTCCGCCACGCTGGCGGCGCCCACGCGCTCGCGGACGTTACGCTCTATATCCCGGCGGGCCAGATCTGCGCGGTGCTGGGGGCATCGGGCGCGGGCAAATCGACACTGCTGCGCGCGGTCGCCGGGCTGGCAACGCCGAGCGAAGGACGGATCCTGTACGACGGCGCCCCCGTCAGCCAGACGCAGCGCCGCCGCATCGGTTTGATTCCGCAGGACTTTGCGCTGAGCGGCCGCGCCAGCGTCGCGCGCAATGTCATGGCGGTCGCCGATATCGGCATCGGGCGGTCCTTCGCCGGCCTCTATCCGCCGTCCGAACGCGCGCGCGCCGCGCACCTCCTCGCCGGACTTGGGCTCGAGGAAGCGCAACTCGCACGCCGCGCCGACAGCCTCTCGGGTGGACAGCAGCAGCGCGTCGCGATCGCGCGAGGGCTGCTTCATCGTCCCGCGCTCATCCTCGCCGACGAACCGATCGCCAGCCTCGACCCGGCGACGGGCGAGGCCTCACTGACGCTGCTCCGCGACGAGGCGCGCAGCCTCGGCGCGACATTATTGTGCAGCCTGCACCAGCCCGAGCTCGCGCACCGCTTCGCCGATCGCATCATCCAGCTCGATGGCGGGCGCGTGGTTTTCGACGGCCCGCCCGCAACACACGGCGGCAACCGGGTCCAGCCGCGCATCCGGGCGGTGGCGCAATGA